A genome region from Euphorbia lathyris chromosome 4, ddEupLath1.1, whole genome shotgun sequence includes the following:
- the LOC136227287 gene encoding uncharacterized protein, which translates to MMMESSVADMLLKVGVFMLVQALVYLILTNSSDLFSKTIKRSTSFRPARSLSIRRFLDTLADFDFGDLPPSSPSYTYTD; encoded by the coding sequence ATGATGATGGAAAGCAGCGTAGCAGATATGTTATTGAAGGTAGGTGTATTCATGTTGGTTCAAGCTTTGGTTTACTTGATCCTTACAAATTCATCTGATCTCTTCTCCAAAACCATCAAAAGATCAACAAGTTTCAGGCCAGCTCGATCCCTTAGCATTCGACGCTTTCTTGATACTCTTGCTGACTTTGACTTTGGGGACCTCCCTCCTTCTTCACCATCATATACTTATACCGATTag